In a single window of the Dreissena polymorpha isolate Duluth1 chromosome 3, UMN_Dpol_1.0, whole genome shotgun sequence genome:
- the LOC127871034 gene encoding uncharacterized protein LOC127871034 isoform X1 — MAAAVMVPFSHLLQVYVTICLKFNIDTRQFMCQRGQIVKDGLEKISSELKAPPCNKQRHGNSCGVFALMTAKCLVIKKHPTMLRQAHDSVYRD, encoded by the exons atggctgccgccgtgatggtgcctttttcacatcttctgcaagtttatgtgacgatctgtttaaagtttaacattgacacgcg ccagttcatgtgtcaacgagggcaaattgtgaaagatggcttggaaaaaaTCAGTTCAGAGTTaaaagcgccaccttgcaacaaacagcgccacggaaacagctgtggagtgtttgcattgatg actgccaaatgtttggtcattaaaaagcatcccacaatgttgcgacaggcccatgattcagtttatcgagactag
- the LOC127871034 gene encoding sentrin-specific protease 1-like isoform X2, producing the protein MYDLLMLPQCKGNNHWVLLVASVMSRTVTIYDSLGGNNKALFDLFCQFMCQRGQIVKDGLEKISSELKAPPCNKQRHGNSCGVFALMTAKCLVIKKHPTMLRQAHDSVYRD; encoded by the exons atgtatgatctacttatgctgccacaatgtaaaggcaacaatcactgggttttgctggttgcaagtgttatgtccaggactgtaaccatttacgactcattgggtggtaacaacaaggccttgttcgatttgttctg ccagttcatgtgtcaacgagggcaaattgtgaaagatggcttggaaaaaaTCAGTTCAGAGTTaaaagcgccaccttgcaacaaacagcgccacggaaacagctgtggagtgtttgcattgatg actgccaaatgtttggtcattaaaaagcatcccacaatgttgcgacaggcccatgattcagtttatcgagactag